Below is a window of Lagenorhynchus albirostris chromosome 11, mLagAlb1.1, whole genome shotgun sequence DNA.
CAAAAACGGaatgtatattgtatattatctaaataaaaatattgtatcaatgttaaaatTCCTGAATGTGATCACTGTACTGTGGTTATATAGgaaaatgtccttgtttttaggaGATACATGCTGAAGGGATAAAGGGTTCTAATGTCCGCAACATACTCCCAAAAGGATAAAAAAACAATAGGGATGACGataatatgaatataaaaagTGATAAAGTAAAtaaggcaaaatgttaacaaatggTGAATCTAGATAAATTTACTCTCTAGTTTACTGCAGAATACTGGCAACTTTTCTgcaaatttgaattttcttcaaaataaaagttttaaaaagataaagcccaaaaggaaaaaattaataaagctaAAAGGGACCAAAGTCCCTTGTTACAGATAATGAAACAGAGGCACAGTAAAGTAAGTGAATAGCTCAGGGTTACAAACAGCTACTGGCAAAGTCAAGATTAGAATTTCTACTTCAAGTGACTCATCTATTCAGTACAATTCTAAAAAATAATCTCAACATAGTTTTCCATGTAATATGACTATTTAATGgcaataataattaacatttaccaCAAGATCTcaaaagaaagataaacagaaggaaaagggtGGTactaaacaaaaaaattgttGTGAGTAGTTGGTTCATTTTTGCCTTGGCCATAAGGATGGATCAAAGGCGTACTGATACAATTCCTTCCTTGATCCTTCTATAGATAAGAATATGCTTAGTCTCCTAAATTGTGCCTTCTCCAGTATCTATATTTAGAAATCCTTTCCTCAGGCCATTCTAGATTTCTGAACACAAAGCTTCACCTGATTTATGGACTGTATTGCactggcattcattcattcattcaacagagcCCCTAGCAAGTGCTGGGCCCACTCCTCATGCACCAGAGACACACtagtgaaaagacaaacctccTGCCttatgaagcttacattctattgGGGAAggcaaatgagaaataaataaattaaaatgtaatatataagaACGATaacaacaaattttaaatgaagcaaaataaGGGGATAGAGCAATAGGAGGAAGGTACTCCTCTCCAGAGAGATAACATTTAAGCAGAAACATAAAATAAGGAAGTGAGACATGAGAATGTCTGAAAAAATGGAATAGCAAAGACCCTAAGAGGGGAGGAACAAATCCAGCATGTTGGAGACAACCCCCAAACTCACTTTACTATATGTAGACAGTTGATCCTTTAGGCTCTGACAATGCAACAGGGTTCCCAGGGCTACTTGCTGGACCAAttgttgaaattttaaatttctggaaaCAAAATCTGTCTCACAGTTCACCTGTGGGAAGAAATTGATGTTGCTGTATAAGCTGTTTACTAATAGTCTCCAAAAATGCCTTAAAGCAAGGTATTGGTAATACAGGCAGCAGAcgcaacaaaacagaaataaatgtctCTAAGATTAAATCCACAGTTCCTCTACTAGCTTGAGGCCAGAAACTGAATGAAGTGATTCCTGCTGTGCCAATGAGTTAGCAATAACCTGTGCATTCACAGGACGGTTCCATAACGTCCCCCAAAGGATTCACTACAAGTTCACCACCTGCCTGTGGCACATGCCATAATCGCCTCATTCCCTAGGCTCCTCCAATGCCAAACCACTTTTATCAGCTTGTTTATCTCTTCTCTCGCTCTAGACTAATCCACACCTGATTCTTCACCAGCTGGGCCCCTAAACCTCCTCTAAAACAGCTGCTTGCTGTTCATCATCTAATTAGTCTAATTCCTAGCTTTAAAATCTAACTATTCCAGGAAACAATCAGTGACGAGGTGTAAGGCCACAATTGACTCACATTTAGGAATAACAGTCTACACTACTAGGCCTTTTCTCACCCACAACCTGTGCATTTCTATACTTAAATGAATCCATAGCTAGTAACTGCGGTCTCACGGGCTTAATTCTAACTAGCTTTTATGGTTCTCAAACACCTCTTCTTTAAGAATGCAAAGGGTCTACCACAAAGCCTACACCCAAGGGACAGCTGTTCCTGGCATCTGGAACTCTGACAACTCACCTCTACTAACACAGTCGTGTTTCCTTCCTGCAGCAGCCCAATCAGACCTTCTTTGGTCTTCCTGCCATGGAGCCTGGCAGCTTTACTCCAGCCCTCCTTCTGGGCCTGTTTGTGGAGCCAGCTCTCTGcctataaataaaaaagataaaaggcagATGACAAAGGCACAAAATTTAGAACAGAATGGGGCTCTAAAATACCTCAGGTTCCCCagttctttctccttcccctcagCCCTACAAGAGAAACTAATCTATCATTTATTGGCAGCCTACCACTAAATGACAAACAGTGGGCATTGTGCCTGGTGTTTTGAATaagtttaatcttcacaacaactctatggGGAAGATAGtactattttctttatataaaaaaaacCAATGCAACTCTGAAATATTAAGTAAGgtgtccaaggtcacaggatTAGTGTGAGGATACCACGATTTGGGTCTTAGTCGtcggtctgactccaaagctcccACGAGCCCTTTCAGCCCCAAGCAGCAGGAAACCTCATAGCAGCCTTGCATGGAATAGTTTCTTAGCCCTGCGACCCTGAGTCAATTGCTTCGAAATAGGTAAGAGTCAATGGGTGAGACTGTCATTGAAGTCAGAATCCTATCTAGGACTCTATCGTTATGGATCACTGGGCAGCAGATCTGACTTCTACGCGACCTCCCAAACGCACTGGGGTCGGGCCCCAgtaccccactcccacccccgcgCCTGCTCCCCTCTACTTCCTCTCCCACACCTGTTTGAGATCCCTGCCACAAGTCTCCAGAGCCTTCTTGCAGTTTACAAAGGAGTAGCCCGTTCTCCGCCGCAGCTTCATGAGGAGCTCCTTGCTGGAAGCCGAGGAGGACAGCCAGGGCCCAGCGTGAAATGTATGCCACGGCTGGGGCGACTGAAGCAGAAGGGGCCCCACCTGGAGGGAGTAAGAAAGCATGAGAAGCAGGAAGCAGCAAGGAACTCGTGGGGTGGGAGCACGTCGGCCGGGAGGCGACCTTAGTAGAGACAGACCCAGGGGGTTGGGGAAAGGCAGCGCCCGGACGCTGCACCATGAAGAGGGACTGAGGTGCGGGGAAGGGGGAGATGGAGCCGAACGCAGCCAGCGGAAGGGGAGTGAGCGTGCCCGGCGCACGGGAGACCTGCAAGGAAGGCAGAACGGGGCCAGGACCAAGAGCACTCACTGGGCAGCTCCCGGCCCGCGCGACCAAACAGAGGCGCAGTGAGCGCAGCAGCGACATC
It encodes the following:
- the TSFM gene encoding elongation factor Ts, mitochondrial isoform X2 encodes the protein MSLLRSLRLCLVARAGSCPVGPLLLQSPQPWHTFHAGPWLSSSASSKELLMKLRRRTGYSFVNCKKALETCGRDLKQAESWLHKQAQKEGWSKAARLHGRKTKEGLIGLLQEGNTTVLVEVNCETDFVSRNLKFQQLVQQVALGTLLHCQSLKDQLSTYSKGFLNSSELSELPAGREREGCLRDQLALAIDLGIEGDTVPQRWEFREETATWRELGHA
- the TSFM gene encoding elongation factor Ts, mitochondrial isoform X4, translating into MSLLRSLRLCLVARAGSCPVGPLLLQSPQPWHTFHAGPWLSSSASSKELLMKLRRRTGYSFVNCKKALETCGRDLKQAESWLHKQAQKEGWSKAARLHGRKTKEGLIGLLQEGNTTVLVEVNCETDFVSRNLKFQQLVQQVALGTLLHCQSLKDQLSTYSKGFLNSSELSELPAGREREGCLRDQLALAIEPWWLCCDGAGGQL
- the TSFM gene encoding elongation factor Ts, mitochondrial isoform X5, with the translated sequence MSLLRSLRLCLVARAGSCPVGPLLLQSPQPWHTFHAGPWLSSSASSKELLMKLRRRTGYSFVNCKKALETCGRDLKQAESWLHKQAQKEGWSKAARLHGRKTKEGLIGLLQEGNTTVLVEVNCETDFVSRNLKFQQLVQQVALGTLLHCQSLKDQLSTYSKGFLNSSELSELPAGREREGCLRDQLALAIGYLSGILSILQKRK
- the TSFM gene encoding elongation factor Ts, mitochondrial isoform X6, with product MSLLRSLRLCLVARAGSCPVGPLLLQSPQPWHTFHAGPWLSSSASSKELLMKLRRRTGYSFVNCKKALETCGRDLKQAESWLHKQAQKEGWSKAARLHGRKTKEGLIGLLQEGNTTVLVEVNCETDFVSRNLKFQQLVQQVALGTLLHCQSLKDQLSTYSKGFLNSSELSELPAGREREGCLRDQLALAIEEKMKA
- the TSFM gene encoding elongation factor Ts, mitochondrial isoform X3; the encoded protein is MSLLRSLRLCLVARAGSCPVGPLLLQSPQPWHTFHAGPWLSSSASSKELLMKLRRRTGYSFVNCKKALETCGRDLKQAESWLHKQAQKEGWSKAARLHGRKTKEGLIGLLQEGNTTVLVEVNCETDFVSRNLKFQQLVQQVALGTLLHCQSLKDQLSTYSKGFLNSSELSELPAGREREGCLRDQLALAIAPVWASSCSYWTRTVVC